Proteins co-encoded in one Arachis hypogaea cultivar Tifrunner chromosome 13, arahy.Tifrunner.gnm2.J5K5, whole genome shotgun sequence genomic window:
- the LOC112738376 gene encoding 3-oxoacyl-[acyl-carrier-protein] synthase II, chloroplastic, with amino-acid sequence MAFSSAFAASSPLCTWLVAACMSLTSHSDHSPSLTCSRRRTHVTRSSFTPRSTSAFNRTRTRTNRMPLSRKIMAIALQPAQEATTVSKKPPTKERRVVVTGMGVVTPLGHDADVFYKNLLDGVSGISEINAFDCAEFPTRIAGEIKSVSADGWVAPKLSKRLDKFMLYMLIAGKKALVDGGITEDIMNELNKQKCGVLIGSAMGGMKVFSDAIEALRISYKKMNPFCVPFATTNMGSAILAMDLGWMGPNYSISTACATSNFCILNAANHIIRGEADMMLCGGSDSAIIPIGLGGFVACRALSQRNSDPTKASRPWDSNRDGFVMGEGAGVLLLEELEHAKQRGAEIYAEFRGGSFTCDAYHMTEPHPDGAGVILCIEKALTHSGLSKEDVNYINAHATSTPAGDLKEYQALMHCFGRNPELKVNSTKSMIGHLLGAAGGVEAVATVQAIRTGWIHPNINLESPDKGVDANVLVGPKKERLEVKAALSNSFGFGGHNSSIIFSPFK; translated from the exons ATGGCTTTCTCTTCTGCCTTTGCTGCCTCCTCTCCACTCTGCACGTGGCTCGTCGCCGCCTGCATGTCCCTCACGTCCCACTCCGACCACTCCCCCTCCCTCACGTGCTCCCGCCGCCGCACCCACGTGACCCGCTCCTCCTTTACTCCTCGATCCACCTCTGCCTTCAATCGCACCCGCACTCGCACTAATCGAATGCCTCTTTCTC GTAAAATAATGGCCATAGCTTTGCAACCTGCTCAAGAAGCTACTACAGTTTCGAAAAAACCTCCTACGAAGGAAAGACGAGTAGTTGTGACAGGCATGGGTGTGGTAACGCCACTTGGTCATGATGCAGATGTCTTCTACAAAAATTTACTTGATGGTGTTAGTGGCATAAGCGAGATTAATGCTTTTGATTGTGCAGAATTTCCAACG AGGATTGCTGGCGAGATCAAGTCTGTCTCAGCTGACGGTTGGGTAGCGCCAAAGCTCTCAAAGAGATTGGATAAATTTATGTTGTATATGTTAATAGCTGGGAAAAAAGCGTTGGTTGATGGTGGAATCACTGAAGACATAATGAACgagttaaataaacaaaaatgtggGGTTTTAATTGGCTCAGCAATGGGTGGGATGAAG GTTTTCAGTGATGCTATTGAAGCTTTACGAATATCATATAAGAAGATGAATCCATTTTGTGTACCATTTGCAACGACAAATATGGGTTCTGCCATTCTTGCTATGGATTTG GGTTGGATGGGCCCTAATTATTCAATCTCCACAGCTTGTGCTACAAGCAATTTCTGTATACTTAATGCAGCAAACCATATAATTAGAGGTGAAGCT GACATGATGCTTTGTGGTGGTTCAGATTCTGCTATTATACCAATTG GCTTGGGAGGCTTTGTGGCATGCAGGGCACTCTCTCAGAGAAACAGCGATCCTACTAAAGCTTCACGCCCTTGGGATAGC AACCGCGATGGATTTGTCATGGGTGAAGGGGCTGGAGTTTTGCTTTTAGAAGAGTTAGAGCATGCTAAG CAAAGAGGAGCAGAAATATATGCAGAGTTCCGTGGTGGAAGCTTCACTTGTGATGCTTATCATATGACGGAGCCTCACCCTGATG GGGCTGGTGTGATTCTTTGCATTGAAAAGGCACTAACTCACTCGGGACTATCAAAAGAGGATGTGAACTACATAAATGCACATGCCACGTCTACGCCGGCTGGAGATCTCAAGGAGTACCAGGCTCTGATGCATTGCTTCGGTCGCAATCCTGAG CTTAAAGTGAATTCCACTAAATCTATGATTGGCCATCTTCTAGGGGCAGCTGGTGGAGTCGAAGCTGTTGCAACAGTGCAG gcaataAGGACAGGGTGGATTCATCCCAATATCAATCTGGAAAGCCCAGACAAAGGAGTG GATGCTAATGTGCTTGTGGGCCCAAAGAAGGAGAGACTGGAAGTCAAGGCAGCACTGTCTAATTCATTTGGTTTTGGTGGCCACAATTCCTCCATCATATTCTCCCCTTTCAAATAA